In Pseudopipra pipra isolate bDixPip1 chromosome 24, bDixPip1.hap1, whole genome shotgun sequence, the genomic stretch AACCTTGGGTCAGATTCCTGCCTCTGGAAACGCCTTAAAAAGTTAGAACTGAGCTAGCCACATCCTGGAAATCCCCTGATGGGAGGAACCAGTTGGGTTCAGGTGGAAGTGCAGTGAGCAAGGGTGGCACAGGCCGTGGtgccagggagaggagagtgagccCCAGAGGAGCTGCCTCCCCCCGAGCTCAACAGCACACAGCCCACAGGATGAGGGCTGGGAACCCCCTGAGCACAGGAAACCTTCAACAGGCCCATGTGTGacctccttccccccagcagCCCATGAGCTGACAAGCAGATCTGACCCATTTTGGTTGGCCCAGCACACAAAGCAAACACCCACCAGTCATGGCAGGCTCTCCCCAAAACATGAGAGGAAATCCTGCACTGACAGCCCAGTGAGGCTGCCCATGTGTGCAACTCCACCAACTCACTGCAGACTGTGCAAGGTGGGGAAaatgtgcagcagcagcagttccaaTTAGCATTCCAATTTCCCCAGCTCCTGGTGAGCAGGCCCCTGGGGAGGCAATGCTTACCCAGAACACATGGGATGCTCTGGGGGCAGGTTTGCCCCTACAGAACCTTGTGTGACAGGAGAGAATTCCGAGACCAGCAGTGGGATGGCAGGTGGGTGGGccagctgccccagcacaggctTGTGGGAACAGCTTTGACCAGATCTGACCCTCCCAAACTGCTCCAACAATGAACCTCTGCACTGATTCCTTTAATTGTGTCAGATCAGCTTTGAGggaagcaaaaataaacatcCCCCTACCCCTGCACATCCTGCAAAACTAGAATTACCTATTAAGGTCTTTtacaagaaaagcagccttaACACCCTGCAGCATTTTTCAGCTACAGACCCCACCAAGGACAGGAGCAAACTGCACACCTGGTTAAAGGTGTGCTCAGATCTGCAGCACTCCATCCCCACCACACACGCCCAGAGCCACGTGAGCTGTCACTGCAGTGACGTCCCCAGGGAGTTCCTCTGCCACAGCCAGTAACAGACCTCAGGCTGTGAAGGTCCAGGTTTGTTTTGAAACAGCTGTCCCTGGGAGCACTTGCCTCCCTCGTTTCTGATTAACTACAGAGTCATGGCCCTGTGGTAAAGGAAGAGCCCAAGTTTGAATACAGACCATAAAGTTATTTAACTGGTGAGATAAGAAtgtgctgtgctgcactggagcaggtgggaggGGAAGATCCTTACACAGCAACATGAGCACTGATATTCCTGCTGCACTTCCAGTCCATAACAAACCTTCGGAGCAAAGTCTGGACAGTTTGCATATTCCACACTCAACAGCTGGCATGCATGTGCCATACCtgaataaaatatgtatttgttcCATACTGTACTGTGGAATTGTCCCTTAAAACCGAACACAGCTCATGCTGATTTCAAAAGTCCCACGAGTGTTCTGTGCTTTAGCACTCGAGACACCCACAACTCCTCTGGTTCCACCttcccctgccagtgcctgccccaggcactgagaaaccccagtgctgccaaacaaacagcaaacactgctcCTGCTCTTATCTGCCACAGCACTTGGATGTTTTGGTCTCGCTGTATCAATTGACAGCCTGTCAATAACAAGCCCTCAGACTGCATATGGAGATCGAAGCCTGACAGGGGAACCCAGGGGAGGAAGGATAATTtatggaatttcatggaatgCCAGCCAAAATGTTGAATGTTCCTCCAAAAAGCCACCAGAGACCAAATATGCCAACTCAgcagtttttatttatataagaCAGTTCCTCCTTTGCTGTGGCTGTCACATGGCCACTCGGTAGGTGACTATACTGCATAGTGATACAGAAAATTCAGCAAGTGTCAGCTGGGGAGTACAAAATGTTAATCTTCTGAttgcaggagaagcagcagataCCAGCATTCCACCAGAAACGCAAACCCACCTCGCCCAGTAACACATGGCTGAGGCAAGAACAGCACTGAGTAAAACTGCAAGCAGCAAAGTGCTGGACAATAACATTAAAAAccatttttcctgtaatttaCAAATATGCAAAGTATCAGGTTACTTAAAATTAAGAAGCATTTTGCTTACTAACATGAAACATTACCAATTTGTAATGTATCATTATTAACCAGGTATACAGGTCTCTGTGTCCCTGTGGTCTCATGGCACATGGTGCCAGTCTGGGCAGGTCACTCCTCGGACAgaagagggaagagcaggaatgGACAACACTGTTCCCAGGAGGGTTCCAGGACCAGCTGCATTCCACTCTCCACTTCCTAATTTGCCACTCAACGACCTTGGTTTAACCACAGAAGGGCGTATTGTATTTAGAAAACAACAACACACACAGATACAATGTGTATCAACAAATCAACTGCTTCTGGCCTGCAAGTGCCAGGAACATCTCTGCATCCCAAGCACAGTGAAATTCCAGGACCAGAACCAATTACTACAGCAACTGgttttgcatatttaaaatCTCTTACAGTATCTACAGTAGAAAACATCTTACAGAGTAAGAGGAAATGAAACAGGAACAGTCTTGCCAAATAACTCTTATTCTACAATTCTGGATGCTGCTCTAGCTGGGCACAGCCAAAGGGGATGGGGGAACATTGGTGAGGAAGAAGATGAAGCAACAGCTTTACAGAGAGAAATATTAAGGACTCCTCAGGAAGGGCCCTGGCAGCAGTCCAGATGTGACTACAGCTGTTCTATTGCTGTCTGAAGGCAAAAGGCACATCATAAACCCTCATCAGCACTGCACAGAGCCAGCCTGGGCCAGGGACCAGCAAGGTGACTGTCCCAGGGCAGCACCCACAGGGTGCTCAGGTCACCCCCCTGCTCTGAcactgcagctgccagcacatgCAGCTCTGGAGCAGTGTCTGCCACTCCTCCTGAGTAAGGACTGAGCTCCTGGCTCCTGGtctccaggagctgagcagctctcTAAGCACTTGTGGGAGAATTACCTCACCTCAGGAAGGAAAGCTGAGGTGGGAGGGTTGTGGAAAGCATCATTAAAGAAGTGCACCAGTAAGACCAAATTAAAGTCAGCTAAACCCATCTTCAGACTGGATTTACAACCCAACATTTGCCACAGATCCACATGGTGGGATTTAGGAAAGAGGCTTAGTGAGGAGCTAAGAACAGTTTTGACAATGCATTTGGGTCTTTACAAACCAGCCACAGGCCACTGCAAAGGTAGCATCCCCTTCTCTCTTAGAGCCTCCCCGAGTTTTCCCTCTTAGCTCCATAGTGCACAAAGCCATCTCAAAACTGAAGGTAATGGGAGGGGCAAGAACACATCCAGTTCTGAACAACTGCAGTAATTCAGAGTGTGCCAGATTCTCAAGAACCCCAAATGaacagtcctgctctgcagctgcagcctctgctcccactcagcagcccctggggaAGATGGGCCCCCAGGTGCTCTCACCTCTCCAAAGGGCACACGGTCACAGCTAGAGCAGAACTGGCTGTGAGCACCCCACATCTGgcacccagcacccagcactcTGGTACTTCCAAGGAATAAGGAGAGCACTCGGAAGGCCcctgtggcagctgcagaggCAAACACAGCCCCCTCAAGCTCTCCCCACGGCCGGCTGCCCTCACAAGCCCGGGTTCTGAGCCTTGTAGGTGAGGATCTCGGCAGCCAGGCGCTGGGGGTCCAGCAGCCGCGGGAAGCGGCTCATCACGGCGTCCACCAGGTGCGGGTGGAAGATGCCGCACAGCTTGATGTGCACGCTGGCCCTCTCCTCTGCAAACTGCTCCGAGCCAGCCCAGGGCCCCGAGTCCCCGTAGGCCGGGCCCAGGCCCCGCTGCAGTGCCCGGGGGTCGCGGGCCCCGGGGGATCGCACCGGGAACGGCTCCGACCAGAATTCCCGCgagggggccgggggggcacTGAACTCGCTGGGCAGGCTGAACTGCCCCGCACTGCCCGGGTGCACGGGCACCCCATAGCCCGAGAAAGAGTGGGCTGCTCCTGAGTGAGAGACCTCGGGGCTGTACTGCAAGAAGCTAGCACCAGAGGAGGAAGATTTATGGGAGCCGGGCTTGTAAGAGACCAGATCGCTGTTCTGCTCTAAGCTGGGAGAATGTGGGTACACGGGTCTCTGCCTACCACAGCTGCAGACAGACACCTGCTCAGCATGGGAATGATCACAGTGACTGGTACATCTGTGAGGCCACATGTCAGACAGCTGGTTCTCCAGAGACCCGATGCCTGAGTCGAGACGCTCCTGAGAGATATAAGACAGAGAGTCCATGTGAGGCTGTTGGTACCTGTCAGAGGACCTGTGGCTCCCACTGCTCAGGGGGACACCCCCTGACACACAGCCTTTGGCCTGAAGGGGAACGTCGCTGGGCTTGGCTTTGTGGGCCAAGCTCTTCCTGTCTGCAGAGACCTTCTGCAAAGAGCTTTTGTCACTCTCCGTGGGCACAGAGCACAAGAGCTCTGCCTGGGAGACTCTTTTgccctttttctcctccttggcACTGGTGCTCCTGGTTGGAGACAGCCGTGCGTTGGCACGGAGTTCGTCAGCCAGCGAGCGCTGGGGCTGGTTGATCCTCTCAGGGTGGTAGAACTTGCACTTAATTCCATAAGTGCATTTCTTCCCTGCGAGGAAAGGCAGAGCATGGAATGAGCAGCTGGATTTGGCTAAATTATGAATGACACTTGCACAGACACCTCATCCT encodes the following:
- the ZC3H12A gene encoding endoribonuclease ZC3H12A isoform X1 — encoded protein: MRSGRRAEAAGAPPGAMSAGSVAPGWPEALPGAARPAAAMSGRESPEGPGDGPELQLKVDFFRKLGYSSEEIRVVLQKLGLGADTNTVLGELVKHGPAERDGPEAPPEPGEAPLVPRGGAGNKSPAPGPEETESDNLKPIVIDGSNVAMSHGNKEVFSCRGILLAVQWFWDRGHKDITVFVPSWRKEQPRPDVLITDQYILRDLEKKKILVFTPSRRVGGKRVVCYDDRFIVKLAHESDGVVVSNDTYRDLQSERPEWKKFIEERLLMYSFVNDKFMPPDDPLGRHGPSLDNFLRKKPVVPEHKKQQCPYGKKCTYGIKCKFYHPERINQPQRSLADELRANARLSPTRSTSAKEEKKGKRVSQAELLCSVPTESDKSSLQKVSADRKSLAHKAKPSDVPLQAKGCVSGGVPLSSGSHRSSDRYQQPHMDSLSYISQERLDSGIGSLENQLSDMWPHRCTSHCDHSHAEQVSVCSCGRQRPVYPHSPSLEQNSDLVSYKPGSHKSSSSGASFLQYSPEVSHSGAAHSFSGYGVPVHPGSAGQFSLPSEFSAPPAPSREFWSEPFPVRSPGARDPRALQRGLGPAYGDSGPWAGSEQFAEERASVHIKLCGIFHPHLVDAVMSRFPRLLDPQRLAAEILTYKAQNPGL
- the ZC3H12A gene encoding endoribonuclease ZC3H12A isoform X2 yields the protein MSAGSVAPGWPEALPGAARPAAAMSGRESPEGPGDGPELQLKVDFFRKLGYSSEEIRVVLQKLGLGADTNTVLGELVKHGPAERDGPEAPPEPGEAPLVPRGGAGNKSPAPGPEETESDNLKPIVIDGSNVAMSHGNKEVFSCRGILLAVQWFWDRGHKDITVFVPSWRKEQPRPDVLITDQYILRDLEKKKILVFTPSRRVGGKRVVCYDDRFIVKLAHESDGVVVSNDTYRDLQSERPEWKKFIEERLLMYSFVNDKFMPPDDPLGRHGPSLDNFLRKKPVVPEHKKQQCPYGKKCTYGIKCKFYHPERINQPQRSLADELRANARLSPTRSTSAKEEKKGKRVSQAELLCSVPTESDKSSLQKVSADRKSLAHKAKPSDVPLQAKGCVSGGVPLSSGSHRSSDRYQQPHMDSLSYISQERLDSGIGSLENQLSDMWPHRCTSHCDHSHAEQVSVCSCGRQRPVYPHSPSLEQNSDLVSYKPGSHKSSSSGASFLQYSPEVSHSGAAHSFSGYGVPVHPGSAGQFSLPSEFSAPPAPSREFWSEPFPVRSPGARDPRALQRGLGPAYGDSGPWAGSEQFAEERASVHIKLCGIFHPHLVDAVMSRFPRLLDPQRLAAEILTYKAQNPGL